In Pseudomonas fluorescens, the following are encoded in one genomic region:
- a CDS encoding crotonase/enoyl-CoA hydratase family protein — MNQPSSSRVSRERHGHVFMIGLDRVTKRNAFDLDLLNALSLAYGEFEADSEARVAVVFAHGEHFTAGLDLVNAGTTFADGWQVPPGGCDPWGVFAGPRVSKPVIVAAQGYCLTIGIELMLAADINLCASNTRFAQMEVQRGLFPFGGATLRLHQVSGWGNAMRWLLTGDEFDARDALHLGLVQEVMASEDLLPRAIELAERIARQAPLGVQATLMSARQARYEGETAAAQALPLLVKKLMASEDVKEGVRSMVERRPGVFKGL; from the coding sequence ATGAATCAGCCCAGCTCCAGTCGAGTCAGCCGCGAACGGCATGGTCATGTGTTCATGATCGGTCTGGATCGGGTAACCAAGCGTAACGCCTTCGATCTCGACCTGCTCAACGCGTTGAGCCTGGCCTATGGCGAGTTCGAAGCCGACAGCGAGGCGCGTGTGGCGGTGGTGTTCGCTCATGGCGAGCACTTCACCGCCGGGCTCGACCTGGTCAATGCCGGCACCACGTTCGCTGACGGCTGGCAGGTTCCGCCCGGCGGCTGTGATCCGTGGGGGGTGTTCGCAGGTCCCCGGGTCAGCAAACCGGTGATTGTCGCCGCCCAAGGGTATTGCCTGACCATCGGTATCGAATTGATGCTGGCCGCCGACATCAACCTGTGCGCCAGCAACACCCGGTTCGCGCAGATGGAAGTGCAACGCGGACTCTTCCCGTTCGGCGGCGCCACCCTGCGTCTGCATCAAGTCTCCGGTTGGGGAAATGCCATGCGCTGGTTATTGACCGGTGATGAATTCGACGCCCGTGATGCTTTGCACCTGGGTCTGGTGCAGGAGGTCATGGCCAGTGAGGACTTGCTACCCCGGGCGATTGAACTGGCCGAGCGGATCGCCCGCCAGGCACCGCTTGGGGTGCAGGCGACGCTGATGTCTGCGCGACAGGCCCGGTATGAAGGGGAAACAGCGGCGGCACAGGCGTTGCCGCTGCTGGTCAAGAAGTTGATGGCCAGCGAGGACGTCAAGGAAGGTGTGCGGTCGATGGTGGAGCGGCGGCCTGGGGTCTTCAAAGGGCTTTGA
- a CDS encoding spermidine synthase: MTEERVEHLLAEVQDEFGVIRVLEVADYRFLEFGDAIEQSCVFTADPSWLEYDYTRAMLIGALCHEQPESALFLGLGAGTLTQACLKFLPLEDVEAIELRPDVPRLAIEYLGLDDDPRLYIRVGDALELLDTAESADLIFVDLYTDVGPGVGHLAWSFLENCQKRLNPGGWLVINQWATDDGKPLGAALLRGLYHRHYWELPVKEGNVILIVPSELDQELDMDGLIARAEALAPRLGYSLQSLIKCIRPAT, encoded by the coding sequence ATGACTGAGGAGCGCGTCGAGCATCTGCTCGCCGAGGTACAGGACGAGTTCGGCGTGATTCGCGTGCTGGAAGTGGCCGATTACCGTTTTCTCGAGTTCGGTGATGCCATCGAGCAAAGCTGCGTGTTCACGGCCGACCCGAGCTGGCTCGAGTACGACTACACCCGGGCGATGCTGATCGGCGCGCTGTGCCATGAGCAGCCGGAAAGCGCGCTGTTCCTCGGCCTCGGTGCCGGTACGCTGACCCAGGCCTGCCTCAAGTTCCTGCCGCTGGAAGATGTCGAGGCCATCGAGTTGCGCCCGGACGTACCGCGCCTGGCCATTGAATATCTGGGGCTGGATGACGATCCGCGCCTGTACATCCGCGTTGGCGATGCGCTGGAGCTGCTGGACACCGCCGAATCGGCGGACCTGATTTTCGTCGACCTTTATACCGACGTCGGTCCGGGTGTCGGACATCTGGCCTGGAGCTTTCTGGAAAACTGCCAGAAGCGATTGAATCCGGGTGGCTGGCTGGTCATCAATCAGTGGGCTACTGACGATGGCAAACCCTTGGGCGCCGCCTTGTTGCGCGGTTTGTACCACCGACATTACTGGGAGCTGCCGGTGAAGGAGGGCAACGTGATTCTGATCGTGCCGTCGGAGCTGGATCAGGAACTGGACATGGACGGCTTGATTGCCCGCGCCGAAGCGCTGGCGCCGCGGTTGGGGTATTCGTTGCAGTCGTTGATCAAGTGCATTCGTCCGGCTACTTGA
- a CDS encoding class II 3-deoxy-7-phosphoheptulonate synthase: MSQPWSPDSWRALPIQQQPRYPDAAHLQQVEQTLASYPPLVFAGEARELRRQFAEVTQGRAFLLQGGDCAESFAEFSAAKIRDTFKVLLQMAIVMTFAAGCPVVKVGRMAGQFAKPRSANDETIDGVTLPAYRGDIVNGIGFDEKSRVPDPERLLQSYHQSTATLNLLRAFAQGGFADLHQVHKWNLDFIANSALAEKYSHLADRIDETLAFMRACGMDSSPQLRETSFFTAHEALLLNYEEAFVRRDSLTNDYYDCSAHMLWIGDRTRQLDGAHVEFLRGVNNPIGVKVGPSMNPDDLIRLIDVLNPQNDPGRLNLIARMGANKVGDHLPQLIRAVQREGKQVLWSSDPMHGNTIKASSGYKTRDFAQILGEVKQFFQVHEAEGSYAGGIHIEMTGQNVTECIGGARPITEDGLSDRYHTHCDPRMNADQSLELAFLIAETLKQVRR; this comes from the coding sequence ATGAGCCAACCCTGGAGCCCTGACAGCTGGCGCGCCCTGCCGATCCAGCAACAACCCCGATACCCTGACGCCGCGCATTTGCAGCAGGTCGAGCAGACCCTGGCCAGCTATCCGCCACTGGTGTTTGCCGGTGAAGCCCGGGAGTTGCGCCGTCAGTTTGCCGAAGTGACCCAGGGCCGCGCGTTTCTGTTGCAGGGCGGTGATTGCGCCGAAAGCTTCGCCGAGTTCTCCGCGGCGAAAATCCGCGACACCTTCAAGGTGTTGTTGCAGATGGCGATCGTGATGACTTTTGCCGCCGGCTGCCCGGTGGTCAAGGTCGGGCGCATGGCCGGGCAATTCGCCAAACCGCGTTCGGCCAACGACGAAACCATCGATGGCGTGACCCTGCCCGCCTACCGTGGCGACATCGTCAACGGCATCGGTTTCGACGAAAAAAGCCGCGTGCCGGACCCGGAACGCCTGCTGCAGTCCTATCACCAGTCCACCGCCACCCTGAACCTGTTGCGCGCGTTCGCCCAGGGCGGGTTTGCCGATCTGCATCAGGTGCACAAGTGGAACCTGGACTTCATTGCCAACTCGGCACTGGCGGAAAAGTACAGCCACCTGGCCGACCGCATCGATGAAACCCTGGCGTTCATGCGCGCCTGCGGCATGGACAGTTCGCCGCAGTTACGCGAAACCAGTTTCTTCACCGCCCACGAAGCGCTGCTGCTGAACTACGAAGAAGCCTTCGTGCGTCGCGACAGCCTGACCAACGACTACTACGACTGCTCGGCCCACATGCTGTGGATCGGCGACCGCACCCGCCAACTCGACGGCGCCCACGTCGAATTCCTGCGCGGGGTGAACAACCCGATCGGGGTCAAGGTCGGCCCGAGCATGAACCCCGACGACCTGATTCGCTTGATCGACGTGCTCAACCCGCAGAACGATCCCGGTCGCCTGAACCTGATCGCGCGGATGGGCGCGAACAAGGTCGGCGATCACTTGCCGCAGCTGATCCGCGCCGTCCAGCGCGAAGGCAAACAGGTGCTGTGGAGTTCCGACCCGATGCACGGCAACACCATCAAGGCCAGCAGCGGCTACAAGACCCGCGACTTTGCGCAGATCCTTGGCGAGGTGAAGCAGTTCTTCCAGGTGCACGAAGCCGAAGGCAGTTATGCCGGGGGTATCCATATCGAAATGACCGGACAGAACGTGACCGAGTGCATCGGTGGTGCGCGGCCGATCACCGAAGATGGCTTGTCGGATCGCTATCACACCCATTGCGACCCACGGATGAATGCCGATCAGTCGCTGGAACTGGCGTTTTTGATTGCTGAGACACTGAAGCAGGTTCGGCGCTAA
- a CDS encoding winged helix-turn-helix domain-containing protein, which yields MPATLSFTLKQARRLALAAQGFNGRSPPAAIKAVALNRLIERLGILQIDSVNALVRSHYLPLFSRLGNYSSDLLDQAAWSQGRRRTLFEYWGHEASLLPLSMYPLMRWRMQRASRGEDIYQQLARFGREQQDTIRRVLASVEEQGALGAGSLSTRQERAGPWWDWSAEKHALEWLFAAGEVTVAGRRGFERLYDLPERVIPSVVLAHPVLSEDEAQRGLLRHAATALGVGTEKDLRDYFRLNLADSRSRLAELVEAGELLACEVQGWRQPAYCLPEPKVPRKVTSSAFLSPFDSLVWERSRTERLFDFRYRLEIYTPQDKRVYGYYVLPFLHNERIAARVDLRAERAAGRLAVHAVHEEDAGLDEEGMLALAANLRQMADWLGLAQVQLNCPRASAARLRVALAQIEGG from the coding sequence ATGCCCGCAACATTGTCCTTTACCCTCAAACAGGCTCGGCGTCTGGCGCTGGCCGCCCAAGGGTTCAACGGGCGGTCGCCGCCAGCGGCGATCAAGGCTGTTGCGCTCAATCGCCTGATCGAACGGCTGGGCATTCTGCAGATCGATTCGGTCAATGCATTGGTGCGTTCGCACTACCTTCCGCTGTTTTCCCGCCTAGGCAATTATTCCTCCGATTTGCTCGACCAGGCGGCCTGGAGTCAGGGCCGGCGCCGTACGTTGTTCGAGTATTGGGGTCATGAAGCCTCGTTATTGCCACTTTCCATGTACCCCCTGATGCGTTGGCGCATGCAGCGTGCGAGCCGTGGCGAAGACATTTATCAACAATTGGCGCGCTTTGGCCGTGAGCAGCAGGACACGATTCGTCGGGTGCTGGCTTCGGTCGAGGAGCAGGGCGCGTTGGGTGCCGGAAGTCTGTCGACCCGTCAGGAACGGGCAGGGCCCTGGTGGGACTGGAGCGCGGAAAAACACGCGCTGGAATGGCTGTTCGCAGCCGGTGAAGTGACCGTCGCCGGGCGGCGCGGATTCGAAAGGCTCTACGATCTGCCGGAGCGGGTGATTCCCTCGGTGGTGCTTGCGCACCCCGTCCTGAGTGAAGACGAGGCCCAGCGCGGCCTGTTGCGGCATGCGGCAACGGCCTTGGGGGTCGGTACGGAGAAGGACTTGCGTGATTATTTCCGCTTGAACCTTGCGGACAGCCGCTCACGTTTGGCCGAGTTGGTCGAGGCCGGGGAATTGCTGGCTTGCGAAGTCCAGGGCTGGCGACAACCGGCCTATTGTCTGCCCGAGCCAAAAGTGCCGCGCAAAGTCACGTCCAGTGCCTTCCTCTCACCGTTCGATTCGCTGGTCTGGGAGCGCAGCCGGACCGAGCGGCTGTTTGATTTCCGCTATCGGCTGGAGATCTATACGCCGCAGGACAAACGGGTGTACGGCTATTACGTCCTGCCGTTTTTGCACAACGAGCGGATTGCTGCACGGGTCGATCTGCGCGCCGAACGGGCGGCGGGCCGTTTGGCCGTGCATGCGGTGCATGAAGAGGACGCGGGGCTGGATGAGGAGGGGATGCTGGCGTTGGCGGCCAATCTGCGGCAGATGGCGGATTGGCTGGGGCTGGCGCAGGTTCAGCTCAATTGCCCGCGGGCGAGTGCGGCAAGGTTGCGGGTGGCGTTGGCACAGATTGAGGGTGGCTGA
- a CDS encoding DUF1127 domain-containing protein, which yields MKGQHEFQGSEKHSIHVISDLLHKVGRWYELHRERELLASLSDEALKDIGMSRADVENESIKPFWNDPMHK from the coding sequence ATGAAAGGTCAACACGAGTTCCAGGGATCAGAAAAACACTCGATTCACGTGATATCCGATCTGCTGCACAAGGTCGGCCGCTGGTACGAACTGCACCGCGAGCGCGAACTGCTGGCGAGCTTGAGCGACGAAGCGCTCAAGGACATCGGCATGAGCCGTGCGGATGTGGAGAACGAGTCGATCAAACCGTTCTGGAATGACCCGATGCATAAATGA
- a CDS encoding LysR substrate-binding domain-containing protein: MSAYPSIDTEVLRTFVAIADQGGFTRAGEIVNRTQSAVSMQMKRLEEDVLQRQLFQRDGRQVRLTAEGQVLLGYARRILKLHSEVFNTLREPDMVGTVRIGTPDDYVMRFLPGILRRFAQSYPLIQIEVHCESSKQLLMRQDLDLSIVTREPGSEIGQLLRKERFVWAEAQCYSAHEQTPLPLAMFNSDCFCRLWACNALDARGRDYRVAYNSDSLSAIMAVVSAGLAVTAQLESLITADMRILGEAEDLPLLPEASIMLVRNLHNPSPITECLAEHIVEGFKL, encoded by the coding sequence ATGTCCGCCTACCCGAGTATCGATACCGAAGTGTTGCGCACCTTCGTCGCCATCGCCGACCAAGGCGGCTTTACCCGAGCCGGCGAAATCGTCAACCGCACCCAGTCAGCCGTTAGCATGCAGATGAAACGACTGGAAGAAGATGTACTGCAGCGCCAGTTGTTCCAGCGTGACGGGCGGCAGGTGCGGCTGACGGCCGAGGGCCAGGTGTTGCTCGGCTATGCGCGACGCATCCTCAAGCTGCACAGCGAAGTGTTCAACACCTTGCGTGAACCCGACATGGTCGGCACCGTGCGCATCGGCACGCCGGACGATTATGTGATGCGATTCCTCCCGGGGATTCTGCGCCGGTTTGCCCAGTCTTACCCGCTGATTCAGATAGAAGTGCACTGCGAATCATCAAAACAACTGTTGATGCGCCAGGACCTCGACCTGTCTATCGTCACCCGCGAACCGGGCAGCGAAATCGGCCAGTTGTTGCGCAAGGAACGTTTTGTCTGGGCCGAAGCGCAATGCTACAGCGCTCATGAGCAGACGCCGCTGCCACTGGCGATGTTCAACAGTGATTGTTTCTGCCGTCTGTGGGCCTGCAATGCCCTGGATGCCCGGGGGCGCGATTACCGGGTGGCGTACAACAGCGACAGCCTGTCGGCGATCATGGCGGTGGTCAGCGCCGGCCTGGCCGTCACGGCGCAACTTGAAAGCCTGATCACCGCGGACATGCGCATCCTCGGTGAGGCCGAGGACCTGCCGCTGCTGCCCGAGGCCAGCATCATGCTCGTGCGCAACCTGCATAACCCGTCACCCATCACCGAGTGCCTGGCCGAGCACATCGTCGAAGGCTTCAAACTTTAA
- a CDS encoding sulfite exporter TauE/SafE family protein, translating into MYLVFGAALGTLGGLFGIGGGLIAIPLLGVLFGLDQQIAQGTALVMVVPNVMLALWRYHQRNRIELRHALPLAIMGFCFAWLGSIWAVGIDAQTMRIGFVAFLIALSAYNLVRMFAASTPAASQMNYSWPWLGVLGAASGTMGGLFGVGGAVVATPVLTSLFGTSQVVAQGLSLALALPSTGVTLVTYAVHHQVSWVIGLPLAVGGLMSISWGVKVAHALPERLLRGLFCGFLVFCAVMLAFKV; encoded by the coding sequence ATGTATCTGGTGTTCGGCGCTGCGTTGGGTACGCTCGGCGGGTTGTTTGGCATCGGCGGCGGCCTGATCGCCATTCCGCTGCTGGGTGTGCTGTTCGGGCTCGATCAGCAGATAGCCCAAGGCACGGCGCTGGTGATGGTGGTGCCGAACGTGATGCTGGCGCTGTGGCGCTATCATCAGCGCAACCGGATCGAACTGCGCCACGCGTTACCGCTGGCCATCATGGGGTTCTGCTTCGCCTGGCTCGGATCGATCTGGGCGGTGGGCATTGATGCACAAACCATGCGCATAGGCTTTGTCGCCTTTCTGATCGCGCTGTCGGCGTACAACCTCGTTCGCATGTTCGCCGCCAGCACCCCGGCGGCTTCGCAGATGAACTACTCATGGCCCTGGCTGGGCGTGCTTGGCGCTGCATCCGGCACGATGGGCGGGTTGTTCGGCGTGGGGGGCGCGGTGGTGGCGACGCCGGTGCTGACCAGTCTGTTCGGCACCAGCCAGGTGGTTGCGCAGGGGTTGTCGTTGGCGCTGGCCTTGCCGAGTACCGGGGTGACGCTGGTGACTTACGCCGTGCACCATCAGGTCAGCTGGGTGATCGGCTTACCCTTGGCGGTCGGTGGGTTGATGAGCATCAGTTGGGGCGTGAAGGTTGCCCACGCATTGCCGGAGCGGCTGCTGCGCGGGTTGTTTTGCGGGTTCCTGGTGTTCTGTGCGGTGATGCTCGCCTTTAAAGTTTGA
- a CDS encoding LysR family transcriptional regulator — translation MNPNQLTDQLALFLDVLETGSFSAASRRHPLTPSAVARRIDSLESALGSQLFLRSTHAVRATPAGLAFAERARRIVAELRLARAEAVSLSSAPEGLIRIDAPAAFGRRHLAPVIADFLMLYPGLDVQLHLIDSFVDMQGLNLGKVDLVLRAGQLADTRLVATPLASMVRIACASPDYLRRRGVPTEPSQLIEHDGLDWDGLAPPFAWRFERDGQMQLHRPARIRMSANNAEALVCGALAGLGIAHLPTWLASEYLLRGELLPLFCDSGLPKPESAGIYALRLEQQPNSRSRLLLEYLKTRFSPVPPWDLVLQTHLQRL, via the coding sequence ATGAACCCCAATCAACTGACCGACCAACTGGCCTTGTTCCTCGACGTGCTGGAAACCGGCAGTTTTTCTGCCGCCTCGCGCCGTCATCCGCTGACCCCTTCGGCCGTGGCTCGGCGTATCGACAGCCTGGAAAGCGCGCTCGGCAGTCAGCTGTTCCTGCGCAGCACTCATGCCGTACGCGCCACCCCGGCGGGATTGGCCTTTGCCGAACGCGCACGGCGCATCGTCGCCGAGTTGCGCCTGGCCCGGGCCGAGGCCGTGTCCCTGAGCAGCGCGCCGGAAGGCCTGATTCGTATCGATGCGCCGGCAGCCTTTGGGCGCCGGCACCTGGCACCGGTGATTGCCGACTTCCTGATGCTCTACCCCGGGCTCGATGTGCAACTGCACTTGATCGACAGCTTCGTCGACATGCAGGGCCTGAACCTCGGCAAGGTCGATCTGGTGTTGCGGGCAGGGCAATTGGCCGACACCCGGCTGGTGGCCACGCCACTGGCGAGCATGGTGCGTATCGCCTGCGCCAGCCCTGATTATTTGCGGCGTCGCGGCGTGCCGACCGAGCCGTCACAACTGATTGAACACGATGGACTCGACTGGGATGGCCTGGCCCCGCCCTTCGCCTGGCGTTTCGAGCGCGACGGGCAAATGCAGTTGCACCGGCCGGCGCGGATCCGCATGAGCGCCAACAATGCCGAGGCACTGGTGTGCGGCGCATTGGCCGGACTGGGTATCGCGCATCTGCCGACCTGGCTGGCCAGCGAGTACCTGTTGCGGGGAGAGTTGCTGCCGCTGTTCTGCGACAGCGGCCTGCCGAAACCGGAAAGCGCCGGCATCTATGCCTTGCGCCTGGAACAGCAGCCCAACTCCCGCAGTCGCTTGTTGCTGGAGTACCTGAAAACCCGCTTCAGCCCGGTTCCGCCTTGGGATCTGGTGTTGCAAACCCATTTGCAACGGCTCTGA
- a CDS encoding MarR family transcriptional regulator: MTTERNTPDNCDNLLLDNQTCFALHSTSLMMTKVYKPLLQALGLTYPQYLAMMVLWERDGLTVGEISTRLLTDPGSLTPLLKRLEAEGLLSRTRSREDERVVIVELTEQGRALRDKARDIPQCILGASGMTVERLQNLQAELQELRRHLQDSL, encoded by the coding sequence ATGACCACCGAGCGCAACACCCCGGACAACTGCGACAACCTGCTGCTGGACAATCAGACCTGCTTCGCCCTGCATTCCACTTCGCTGATGATGACCAAGGTCTACAAACCCTTGCTGCAAGCGCTGGGTCTGACCTACCCGCAATACCTGGCGATGATGGTGCTGTGGGAAAGGGACGGTTTGACCGTAGGTGAAATCAGCACGCGGTTGCTGACCGATCCTGGCTCGTTGACGCCACTGCTCAAGCGCCTGGAAGCCGAAGGCCTGCTCAGCCGGACCCGCAGCCGGGAGGATGAGCGGGTGGTGATCGTCGAACTCACCGAACAGGGCCGAGCGTTGCGCGACAAGGCCCGCGATATTCCCCAGTGCATCCTCGGCGCCAGCGGGATGACCGTGGAGCGCCTGCAAAACCTGCAAGCGGAGCTGCAGGAGCTGCGTCGTCACCTGCAAGACAGCCTGTAA
- a CDS encoding organic hydroperoxide resistance protein: protein MQTLYTAIATSTGGRDGRAVSSDNILDVKLATPKELGGAGGAATNPEQLFAAGYSACFIGALKFVASQTKRSIPNDASITAHVGIGQIPGGFGLDIDLHISLPGLEQADAQALVDAAHQVCPYSNATRGNVDVRLHVTV from the coding sequence ATGCAAACTCTCTACACCGCAATCGCAACTTCCACCGGTGGCCGTGACGGTCGTGCGGTTTCCAGCGACAACATCCTCGACGTCAAGCTCGCCACGCCGAAAGAACTCGGCGGTGCCGGCGGCGCAGCCACCAACCCTGAGCAACTGTTCGCCGCCGGCTACTCCGCCTGCTTCATCGGTGCCCTGAAATTCGTGGCCAGCCAGACCAAGCGCAGCATCCCCAACGACGCTTCGATCACCGCCCACGTCGGCATCGGCCAGATCCCGGGCGGCTTCGGTCTGGACATCGACTTGCACATCAGCCTGCCGGGTCTTGAACAAGCCGATGCACAGGCACTGGTCGACGCAGCCCACCAGGTCTGCCCGTACTCCAACGCCACCCGTGGCAACGTCGATGTGCGTCTGCACGTAACCGTCTAA
- a CDS encoding alpha/beta hydrolase: protein MNTFSKVLTGTLLALSISNAFAGTGVEHNTQAFLDVLNAGTGKPMEQMTPAEARAVLVGAQSGVKLTLPKADVSQKTIQVDGQPISLTIVRPAGVKGELPVFMFFHGGGWVLGDFPTHERLVRDLVTGSGAAAVFVNYTPSPEAHYPVAINQAYAATRWVAEHGKEINVDGQRLAVAGNSVGGNMAAVVALMAKDKGTPAIRFQVLLWPVTDANFETASYNQFAEGHFLTRNMMKWFWDNYTTDANQRNEIYASPLRATTAQLKGLPPALVQTAGADVLRDEGEAYARKLDEAGVPVTSVRYNGLIHDYGLLNVVSQVPAVRSAMLQASEELKQHLKK, encoded by the coding sequence ATGAACACTTTCAGCAAAGTCTTGACCGGTACCCTTCTCGCCTTGTCCATCAGCAACGCGTTCGCAGGTACCGGGGTTGAACACAACACCCAGGCATTCCTCGATGTGCTGAATGCCGGCACCGGCAAGCCGATGGAGCAAATGACGCCCGCCGAGGCCCGCGCTGTTCTGGTAGGCGCGCAGTCGGGAGTGAAGCTGACGCTGCCAAAAGCCGATGTCAGCCAGAAGACCATTCAAGTCGACGGCCAACCGATCAGCCTGACCATCGTCCGGCCGGCCGGGGTCAAGGGTGAGCTGCCGGTGTTCATGTTCTTCCACGGCGGTGGCTGGGTGCTGGGGGACTTCCCGACCCACGAGCGGCTGGTGCGTGACCTGGTGACGGGCTCGGGTGCAGCGGCCGTGTTCGTGAACTACACGCCGTCGCCGGAAGCGCATTACCCGGTGGCGATCAACCAGGCTTACGCCGCGACCCGATGGGTGGCCGAGCACGGTAAAGAGATCAACGTCGATGGCCAGCGCCTGGCGGTAGCCGGCAACAGTGTCGGCGGCAACATGGCGGCGGTAGTTGCGCTGATGGCCAAGGACAAGGGCACACCGGCGATCAGGTTCCAGGTGCTGTTGTGGCCGGTGACTGATGCCAACTTCGAAACGGCGTCCTACAACCAGTTCGCCGAAGGGCACTTCCTCACCAGGAACATGATGAAGTGGTTCTGGGACAACTACACCACCGACGCCAATCAGCGGAACGAGATCTACGCCTCGCCACTGCGCGCGACCACCGCCCAGTTGAAAGGACTGCCTCCAGCGCTGGTGCAGACCGCCGGTGCCGACGTGTTACGCGACGAAGGCGAAGCCTACGCCCGCAAACTGGACGAGGCCGGTGTGCCGGTGACCTCGGTTCGCTACAACGGCCTGATCCACGACTACGGTTTGCTCAACGTGGTGAGCCAGGTGCCGGCGGTACGTTCGGCGATGCTGCAGGCATCTGAAGAACTCAAGCAACACCTGAAGAAATAA